In the Rickettsiales bacterium genome, CTCGTTGCCTCCTCCTCAGATGTCAGCTTTGTTGAAATTGAAAGTGATAAAGGCCATGATTCCTTTCTGCTTCCAAACCCAATGCTAGAAAAAACCATTAGTGGCTTTTTAGCAAAAATTTAGCAAAAATTTTCCTAAAACCTCTCCCTGTGATAGCAGGCAGAGGTTGGATTTTCTTATGAGCATAAGCGAATTAGAAAATCTTGGTGAGGGTTTATTTGTAAGCGTGTCATTGCGAGGAGTGTAACGACGAAGCAATCCAGAAAAACTGGATCGCCACGCTTCGCTCGCGATGACACTAACTATATACCCTCACCCTTCCCTCTCCCTGAAAGTGCAAGGAGAGGGATTAATTTTTTTAGCAACTAAACAAAATAAATTTAGCAATTACAAAAACTTAAGATTACAAAAACTCTTTATTATGGTTTATAATTGGTATATAGAACAGAAAAATTAATCGCAAAATTATGGCTGAGTTTTCTTTACCTAAAAATTCTAAAGTTGTTGAAGGCAATTATTTCAAGGCCGAAGGCAATTCTAGCAATATTAAAAAATTCAAAATTTATCGTTGGGACCCTGAAAATGAGGGCAATCCAAGAATTGATACTTACGAAGTTGATATGGATAATTGTGGGCCAATGGTGCTTGATGCCCTTATTAAAATCAAGAATGAAATTGATAGCTCTCTAACCTTTAGACGCTCTTGCAGAGAGGGAATCTGCGGTTCTTGCGCTATGAATATTGGCTCATCGGCTACTATGAATAGAGGTTCAAATACCCTTGCTTGCACCTGCTCAACTGAGGAACTTGGCGGAAATGAAGTGGTTATCAACCCCCTGCCTCATATGCCAGTTGTTAAAGATTTAGTGCCGGAT is a window encoding:
- a CDS encoding succinate dehydrogenase iron-sulfur subunit — its product is MAEFSLPKNSKVVEGNYFKAEGNSSNIKKFKIYRWDPENEGNPRIDTYEVDMDNCGPMVLDALIKIKNEIDSSLTFRRSCREGICGSCAMNIGSSATMNRGSNTLACTCSTEELGGNEVVINPLPHMPVVKDLVPDLSNFYAQLESVEPWLKTKSSAPSGTERLQSVENREKLDGLYECILCACCSTSCPSYWWNGDKYLGPAVLLQAYRWIIDSRDEATDERLDALEDPFKLYRCHTIMNCAKTCPKGLNPAKAIGEIKKMIAERKAA